In Methanobrevibacter ruminantium, one genomic interval encodes:
- the rpiA gene encoding ribose-5-phosphate isomerase RpiA, protein MSQMKKDCGYAAADLVKDGQVLGLGTGSTTLYFIEKVGMRVRDEGIEVIGIPTSFQSRLLARQWNIPLTDLSEHEIDLAVDGADEIDPDFNLIKGGGAAHTLEKIVDYSADELVIIADESKLVDVLGAFPLPIEIIPESLNPVTKALEDMGGKVDIRMGQAKDGPVITDNGNFILDVAFGQIDNPIPMEKELNTIPGVVENGLFTEMVDKVIIGSKDGVKYL, encoded by the coding sequence ATGAGTCAAATGAAAAAGGATTGCGGTTATGCTGCAGCTGATTTGGTAAAAGACGGTCAGGTTTTAGGTCTTGGTACAGGTTCAACCACCCTTTACTTTATTGAAAAGGTAGGTATGAGAGTAAGGGATGAAGGAATTGAAGTCATTGGAATTCCAACTTCCTTCCAATCAAGATTGCTTGCTCGCCAATGGAACATTCCACTTACAGACCTTAGCGAACATGAAATAGATTTGGCTGTTGATGGTGCTGATGAAATCGATCCAGACTTCAATTTAATCAAGGGTGGAGGAGCAGCACATACTTTGGAAAAGATTGTTGATTATTCTGCAGATGAGCTTGTAATCATTGCAGATGAATCCAAGCTTGTAGATGTCTTAGGTGCATTCCCACTTCCTATTGAAATCATTCCAGAGTCCTTAAATCCAGTTACAAAGGCATTGGAGGATATGGGTGGTAAAGTGGACATAAGAATGGGTCAAGCTAAGGATGGGCCTGTAATAACTGATAACGGCAACTTCATTTTGGATGTTGCATTTGGTCAAATAGATAATCCTATACCTATGGAAAAAGAGTTGAATACCATTCCTGGTGTTGTAGAGAATGGATTGTTCACTGAAATGGTAGATAAGGTTATTATCGGTTCTAAAGATGGTGTAAAATACTTATAG